Proteins from a single region of Macrotis lagotis isolate mMagLag1 chromosome 2, bilby.v1.9.chrom.fasta, whole genome shotgun sequence:
- the LOC141511249 gene encoding olfactory receptor 10R2-like, with translation MVTEFFLLGFSSLQEMQLLLFVIFLFLYLVILIGNITIVSIIILDDSLHTPMYFFLSVLSVSETCYTFVILPKMLINLLSVLRTISFTSCAVQMAFFAGFASTNCLLLVVMGYDRYAAICHPLRYPILMNWQTCRILVATCGVIGFLISAIITSSVFSLPFCNSNKINHYFCDISPVIHLACGITYVNELFIFLCSAFVLMVPFIFICISYGFIVTTILKIPSTEGKQKAFSTCVSHLTVVVVHYGCASFVYLRPSSRMTSIKDELIAVTYTIITPLLNPMVYSLRNKAVQVAIQKVISWGEFSHKTI, from the coding sequence ATGGTCACTGAATTCTTCTTGTTGGGCTTTTCCAGTCTCCAAGAAATGCAGCTTTTGCTTtttgttatctttcttttcctctatcttGTCATCTTAATTGGGAATATCACCATTGTCTCTATCATCATACTGGACGATAGTCTCCATACGCCCATGTACTTCTTCCTAAGTGTTCTCTCTGTATCTGAGACCTGCTACACCTTTGTTATCCTTCCCAAAATGCTCATCAATCTTCTCTCTGTGCTCAGGACCATTTCCTTTACCAGTTGTGCTGTTCAGATGGCCTTCTTTGCTGGCTTTGCATCCACCAACTGTCTATTGTTGGTTGTAATGGGTTATGATCGCTATGCTGCTATCTGTCACCCTCTGCGTTACCCCATCCTCATGAACTGGCAGACATGCAGAATACTAGTAGCCACCTGTGGGGTTATTGGTTTTCTGATCTCAGCAATAATCACATCCTCAGTCTTCAGTTTGCCCTTCTGTAACTCTAATAAGATTAACCACTACTTCTGTGACATTTCACCTGTTATTCACCTTGCCTGTGGTATCACTTATGTTAATGAGTTGTTCATATTTCTCTGTAGTGCCTTTGTGCTTATGGTCCCATTTATTTTCATCTGCATCTCCTATGGCTTCATTGTCACCACCATTTTGAAGATTCCATCAACTGAGGGGAAGCAGAAGGCCTTTTCAACCTGTGTCTCTCACTTAACAGTGGTTGTAGTTCACTATGGCTGTGCATCCTTTGTTTACCTGCGACCCTCATCCAGGATGACATCAATAAAAGATGAGTTGATAGCAGTTACCTATACCATTATTACCCCCTTGCTGAATCCCATGGTTTACAGTCTCAGAAATAAAGCTGTTCAGGTAGCAATTCAGAAAGTTATTAGCTGGGGAGAATTTTCCCACAAAaccatataa